One Archangium lipolyticum DNA segment encodes these proteins:
- the secA gene encoding preprotein translocase subunit SecA, with product MIEWTLKKIIGTKNERELKKALPKVARINELESKMRALKDEDFPAATARMKQEVQNGRPLDDLLFDAFAIVREAARRVIGQRHYDVQMIGGMFLHQGCIAEMRTGEGKTLTATLPSYLNALSGRGVHVVTVNDYLARRDSEWMGRVHRFLGMTTGCILHELNDRQRQESYRADITYGQNNEFGFDYLRDNMKFRLQDYVQRELNYALVDEVDSILIDEARTPLIISGPTEDTTDKYYNVDKVIPGLVPDQDYILDEKHKSVSLTDAGIEKIQQRLKIGNLYDPSEIETLHHVEQALRAHTLYKRDRDYVVRDGEVVIVDEFTGRLMAGRRWSDGLHQAVEAKEGVKIENENQTLATISFQNYFRMYSKLSGMTGTADTEAEEFAKIYNLEVRVVPTNRPMVRQDLQDVVYKTEREKFEAVAKDIAELHKKGQPVLVGTVSIAKSEVVANFLKKQGIPHNVLNAKQHEREADIVAQAGRKGAVTISTNMAGRGTDILLGGNPEVMAKAEVGPEPQPPPPPAADGQTVDLTAYQAALAEHKQRFEATLARFKEQTAKEREEVTQAGGLFIIGTERHESRRIDNQLRGRAGRQGDPGGSRFYLSLEDDLMRIFGSERISGLMERLGMEEGEVIEHVWLSRAIESAQRRVEGHNFDIRKNLLEYDDVMNQQRRTIYKLRRKVLAAGAGIPLVEYDEEPKTRVKVRSERTISWADFKEMTLDAVEDVIVSLTDTYCPSRNPASWDLEALSRGVKETLNLELSFLKAGSREEIQEDIYKAAEKVIQTREEEFGEEFLRFLQVRYLVTIDTLWKDHLLAMDHLRQGIGLRGYGQKDPKQEYKKEGYNGFMQMLSAISSQFVSQMMRVQAKGASAAAEEAARLARQMVQRQRQMQEGRADAEGKLAEPAAPRAAAPRQATGPAGGPKVGRNDPCPCGSGKKYKKCHGAADEASV from the coding sequence ATGATCGAATGGACGCTGAAGAAGATCATCGGGACGAAGAATGAGCGCGAGCTCAAGAAAGCGCTCCCGAAGGTAGCCCGCATCAACGAGCTGGAAAGCAAGATGCGGGCGTTGAAGGATGAGGATTTCCCCGCCGCCACGGCACGGATGAAGCAGGAGGTGCAGAACGGTCGCCCGCTGGACGACCTGCTGTTCGACGCCTTCGCCATCGTGCGCGAGGCCGCTCGCCGGGTGATCGGCCAGCGGCACTACGACGTGCAGATGATCGGCGGCATGTTCCTGCACCAGGGGTGTATCGCGGAGATGCGCACCGGTGAGGGCAAGACGCTCACCGCCACGCTGCCCTCGTACCTCAACGCCCTGTCCGGCCGTGGTGTTCACGTGGTGACGGTGAACGACTACCTGGCCCGGCGCGACTCGGAGTGGATGGGCCGCGTGCACCGCTTCCTGGGCATGACCACCGGCTGCATCCTCCATGAGCTGAACGACCGTCAGCGCCAGGAGTCCTACCGGGCGGACATCACCTACGGGCAGAACAACGAGTTCGGCTTCGACTACCTGCGCGACAACATGAAGTTCCGTCTGCAGGACTACGTCCAGCGCGAGCTGAACTACGCCCTGGTGGACGAGGTGGACTCCATCCTCATCGACGAGGCCCGTACTCCGCTCATCATCTCGGGCCCCACCGAGGACACCACCGACAAGTACTACAACGTCGACAAGGTCATCCCAGGGCTGGTGCCGGACCAGGACTACATCCTGGACGAGAAGCACAAGTCGGTGTCCCTCACCGACGCGGGCATCGAGAAGATCCAGCAGCGGCTGAAGATCGGCAACCTGTACGACCCGAGCGAGATCGAGACGCTCCACCACGTGGAGCAGGCGCTGCGCGCCCACACGCTCTACAAGCGTGACCGCGACTACGTGGTGCGTGACGGCGAGGTCGTCATCGTCGACGAGTTCACCGGCCGACTGATGGCCGGACGCCGCTGGTCGGATGGCCTGCACCAGGCCGTCGAGGCCAAGGAGGGCGTGAAGATCGAGAACGAGAACCAGACGCTGGCGACCATCTCGTTCCAGAACTACTTCCGCATGTACTCCAAGCTCTCGGGCATGACCGGCACCGCCGACACCGAGGCCGAGGAGTTCGCGAAGATCTACAACCTCGAGGTCCGGGTGGTGCCCACCAACCGGCCCATGGTCCGTCAGGACCTGCAGGACGTGGTCTACAAGACGGAGCGCGAGAAGTTCGAGGCGGTGGCCAAGGACATCGCGGAGCTGCACAAGAAGGGGCAGCCCGTGCTGGTGGGTACGGTGTCCATCGCCAAGAGCGAGGTGGTGGCCAACTTCCTCAAGAAGCAGGGCATCCCCCACAACGTGCTCAACGCCAAGCAGCACGAGCGCGAGGCGGACATCGTCGCGCAGGCGGGCCGCAAGGGCGCCGTCACCATCTCCACCAACATGGCCGGCCGCGGCACGGACATCCTCCTGGGCGGCAACCCCGAGGTGATGGCCAAGGCCGAGGTGGGCCCCGAGCCCCAGCCGCCTCCTCCTCCGGCGGCGGATGGCCAGACGGTGGACCTGACCGCGTACCAGGCGGCGCTCGCCGAGCACAAGCAGCGCTTCGAGGCGACGCTGGCCCGGTTCAAGGAGCAGACGGCGAAGGAGCGCGAGGAGGTGACGCAGGCCGGCGGTCTGTTCATCATCGGCACCGAGCGCCACGAGTCGCGCCGCATCGACAACCAGCTGCGTGGCCGCGCCGGCCGCCAGGGTGACCCCGGTGGCAGCCGCTTCTACCTGTCGCTCGAGGACGACCTGATGCGCATCTTCGGGTCCGAGCGCATCTCGGGCCTGATGGAGCGCCTGGGCATGGAGGAGGGCGAGGTCATCGAGCACGTGTGGCTCAGCCGCGCCATCGAGAGCGCCCAGCGCCGGGTCGAGGGTCACAACTTCGACATCCGCAAGAACCTGCTCGAGTACGACGACGTGATGAACCAGCAGCGGCGCACCATCTACAAGCTGCGCCGCAAGGTGCTGGCCGCCGGTGCTGGCATCCCGCTCGTCGAGTACGACGAGGAGCCGAAGACGCGGGTGAAGGTGCGCTCCGAGCGGACCATCTCGTGGGCGGACTTCAAGGAGATGACGCTGGACGCGGTGGAGGACGTCATCGTCTCCCTCACCGACACCTACTGCCCGTCGCGCAACCCCGCTTCGTGGGACCTGGAGGCGCTCTCGCGCGGCGTGAAGGAGACGCTCAACCTGGAGCTGTCCTTCCTCAAGGCCGGCTCGCGCGAGGAGATCCAGGAGGACATCTACAAGGCCGCGGAGAAGGTCATCCAGACCCGCGAGGAGGAGTTCGGCGAGGAGTTCCTGCGCTTCCTCCAGGTGCGCTACCTGGTCACCATCGACACGCTGTGGAAGGACCACCTGCTGGCGATGGACCACCTGCGCCAGGGCATCGGCCTGCGCGGCTACGGGCAGAAGGATCCGAAGCAGGAGTACAAGAAGGAGGGCTACAACGGCTTCATGCAGATGCTCAGCGCCATCAGCTCGCAGTTCGTGAGCCAGATGATGCGGGTGCAGGCCAAGGGCGCCTCCGCCGCCGCCGAGGAGGCGGCCCGGCTGGCCCGGCAGATGGTCCAGCGTCAGCGCCAGATGCAGGAGGGCCGCGCGGACGCCGAGGGCAAGCTGGCCGAGCCCGCCGCGCCGCGTGCGGCCGCCCCCCGCCAGGCCACCGGTCCCGCCGGGGGTCCCAAGGTGGGCCGGAACGATCCGTGCCCCTGCGGCAGCGGCAAGAAGTACAAGAAGTGCCACGGTGCCGCCGACGAGGCGAGCGTCTAG
- the rpsB gene encoding 30S ribosomal protein S2 — translation METQDTTQQQAMAAAGGITMRQLLEAGVHFGHQTKRWNPKMKPYIFGARNGIYIIDLQKTVNLARSAFRFVADITARGGSVLFVGTKKQAQDVIQEEARRAGQFFVTSRWLGGTLTNFKTIKQGIDRLKTLEKMKEDGTFDRLPKKEVAALEREREKLEKNLGGVKEMTKLPKCIFVIDPKKEHIAVHEANRLGIPVIGVVDTNCDPDGIDFVIPGNDDAIRSIKLFTSKVAESCIEGGARYRASGAADRDEEEAREGRDERRDDRGDRRGPRRNDRGDRRGGDRGGDRRGPLVEMKGSAPAAAAGEASEGGEGGETAAE, via the coding sequence ATGGAAACCCAAGACACGACGCAGCAGCAGGCCATGGCCGCCGCCGGCGGTATCACGATGCGGCAGCTCCTGGAGGCCGGTGTTCACTTCGGCCACCAGACGAAGCGCTGGAACCCGAAGATGAAGCCGTACATCTTCGGCGCCCGCAACGGCATCTACATCATCGACCTGCAGAAGACGGTCAACCTGGCCCGGTCGGCCTTCCGCTTCGTGGCGGACATCACGGCCCGTGGCGGCTCGGTGCTCTTCGTGGGCACCAAGAAGCAGGCGCAGGACGTCATCCAGGAGGAGGCGCGCCGCGCCGGTCAGTTCTTCGTCACCAGCCGCTGGCTGGGTGGCACGCTGACCAACTTCAAGACGATCAAGCAGGGCATCGATCGGCTGAAGACCCTGGAGAAGATGAAGGAGGACGGCACCTTCGACCGTCTTCCCAAGAAGGAAGTGGCGGCCCTCGAGCGTGAGCGCGAGAAGCTGGAGAAGAACCTGGGCGGCGTGAAGGAGATGACCAAGCTGCCCAAGTGCATCTTCGTGATCGACCCGAAGAAGGAGCACATCGCCGTGCACGAGGCCAACCGCCTCGGCATCCCGGTCATTGGCGTGGTGGACACCAACTGCGACCCGGACGGCATCGACTTCGTCATCCCGGGCAACGACGACGCCATCCGCTCCATCAAGCTCTTCACCTCGAAGGTGGCCGAGTCCTGCATCGAGGGCGGGGCCCGTTACCGCGCCAGCGGGGCGGCCGACCGTGACGAGGAGGAGGCTCGCGAGGGCCGTGATGAGCGCCGCGATGACCGCGGTGACCGCCGTGGGCCGCGCCGCAACGACCGCGGTGACCGCCGTGGTGGTGACCGGGGTGGTGACCGCCGCGGTCCCCTCGTGGAGATGAAGGGCTCTGCTCCCGCCGCTGCCGCGGGTGAGGCCTCCGAGGGTGGCGAGGGCGGGGAGACCGCCGCCGAGTAA
- the tsf gene encoding translation elongation factor Ts produces MAEVSATMVKELREKTGAGMMDCKKALAETGGDFAKAEEWLRKKGIAKAGSKEGRVAAEGVIGTYVHGGRIGVIVEVNCETDFVARNTDFQDLVKDVAMQVAATSPKYVRREEVPVDQLEKEKEIQRALLKQQGKPEAMWDKILVGKVEKYFEQVCLVDQPWVKDDKKKVGEMITERAAKIGEKVAVRRFVRYEVGEGIEKKKDDLAAEVAKTLGQA; encoded by the coding sequence ATGGCCGAGGTCAGCGCCACGATGGTGAAGGAGCTCCGCGAGAAGACCGGCGCGGGCATGATGGATTGCAAGAAGGCGCTCGCCGAGACCGGTGGCGACTTCGCCAAGGCCGAGGAGTGGCTGCGCAAGAAGGGCATCGCCAAGGCCGGTAGCAAGGAGGGCCGCGTGGCGGCCGAGGGCGTCATCGGCACCTACGTCCACGGTGGCCGCATCGGCGTCATCGTGGAGGTCAACTGCGAGACGGACTTCGTCGCCCGCAACACCGACTTCCAGGACCTGGTGAAGGACGTGGCCATGCAGGTCGCCGCGACCAGCCCCAAGTACGTGCGCCGCGAGGAGGTCCCCGTGGACCAGCTGGAGAAGGAGAAGGAGATCCAGCGCGCGCTGCTCAAGCAGCAGGGCAAGCCCGAGGCCATGTGGGACAAGATCCTCGTGGGCAAGGTGGAGAAGTACTTCGAGCAGGTGTGCCTGGTGGACCAGCCCTGGGTGAAGGACGACAAGAAGAAAGTCGGTGAGATGATCACCGAGCGCGCGGCGAAGATCGGCGAGAAGGTCGCCGTGCGCCGCTTCGTCCGCTACGAGGTGGGCGAGGGCATCGAGAAGAAGAAGGACGACCTGGCCGCCGAGGTGGCCAAGACGCTGGGCCAGGCCTAG
- the pyrH gene encoding UMP kinase, which produces MSAPATAHRYKRILLKLSGEALMGEGKYGIHPPTLTRIASELKEVVEAGVEMAVVIGGGNIFRGVAGSTEGMDRASADYMGMLATCINSMAMQDALEKQGCHTRVLSAIKMEQIAEPYIRRRAVRHLEKGRIVIFAAGTGNPYFTTDTAASLRAMEINAEVILKATKVDGIYNADPKKDPAARRYRTLTYMDVLKQNLNVMDSTAISLCMDNKLPIIVFDLTQRGNIRKAILGDAGEIGTVVGVGETAWA; this is translated from the coding sequence ATGTCCGCTCCAGCCACGGCCCATCGTTACAAGCGCATCCTCCTCAAGCTGTCGGGCGAAGCCCTGATGGGGGAGGGGAAGTACGGCATCCATCCTCCCACGCTGACGCGTATCGCCTCGGAGTTGAAGGAGGTGGTGGAGGCGGGCGTGGAGATGGCGGTGGTCATCGGCGGAGGCAACATCTTCCGCGGCGTGGCGGGCTCCACCGAGGGCATGGACCGCGCGAGCGCCGACTACATGGGCATGCTCGCCACCTGCATCAACTCCATGGCGATGCAGGACGCGCTCGAGAAGCAGGGCTGCCACACGCGAGTGCTGTCGGCCATCAAGATGGAGCAGATCGCCGAGCCCTACATCCGCCGGCGCGCGGTGCGTCACCTGGAGAAGGGCCGCATCGTCATCTTCGCGGCGGGCACCGGCAACCCGTACTTCACGACGGACACGGCCGCCTCGCTGCGTGCCATGGAGATCAACGCCGAGGTCATCCTCAAGGCCACCAAGGTGGATGGCATCTACAACGCGGATCCGAAGAAGGACCCCGCGGCCCGGCGCTACCGGACGCTGACGTACATGGATGTCCTCAAGCAGAACCTGAACGTGATGGACTCCACGGCCATCTCGCTCTGCATGGACAACAAGCTGCCGATCATCGTCTTCGACCTCACCCAGCGCGGTAACATCCGCAAGGCCATCCTTGGCGATGCGGGAGAGATCGGAACCGTGGTGGGCGTGGGCGAGACGGCCTGGGCCTGA
- the frr gene encoding ribosome recycling factor, translated as MADAVTELKSRIDKTLDDLRKELTKVRTGRASPNLLDGIRVDYYGTPTPLSGVANITSPEPRLIVIKPWERTVLKDIEKAIREANLGINPMNDGEVIRLPFPPLTEERRKEIAKQVKTKGEDHKVAIRNIRRDANEAIKAQLKDKKITEDDSKRLTEKVQKETDDGVKKVDEIISKKEKEVMEV; from the coding sequence ATGGCAGACGCCGTGACCGAACTGAAGAGCCGTATCGACAAGACGCTCGATGATCTGCGCAAGGAGCTCACGAAGGTGCGCACCGGCCGGGCCAGCCCCAATCTGCTGGATGGCATCCGGGTGGACTACTACGGCACGCCCACGCCGCTGAGCGGGGTGGCCAACATCACCTCGCCCGAGCCCCGGCTCATCGTCATCAAGCCGTGGGAGCGCACGGTCCTCAAGGACATCGAGAAGGCGATCCGCGAGGCCAACCTCGGCATCAACCCGATGAACGACGGTGAGGTCATCCGCCTGCCCTTCCCCCCGCTCACCGAGGAGCGGCGCAAGGAGATCGCCAAGCAGGTGAAGACCAAGGGCGAGGACCACAAGGTCGCCATCCGCAACATCCGCCGCGACGCCAACGAGGCCATCAAGGCGCAGCTCAAGGACAAGAAGATCACCGAGGACGACTCCAAGCGCCTGACCGAGAAGGTGCAGAAGGAGACGGACGACGGGGTGAAGAAGGTCGACGAGATCATCTCCAAGAAGGAGAAGGAAGTGATGGAGGTCTGA
- a CDS encoding response regulator: protein MAFILVAEPSASIAGALRRFLESAHHEVTVVGDVQEALARVRELAPAVVMASVSDGFDGEGLCRQLKEEAPGIPVLLLYLPEEEQPESRAAAAGAEACLVGPLKRATVVSCVNLMMQVAHSREAVAQIRAELQMQQSAGVRREPVPAGSSPDLDFLKRLLLMEVKRSRRYRYPISFLMLEPDRFAERVAPLPGPQRTSALAEILRKLAEALRDIDLAVPFAEGRFIVFLPHTPYEGAIIVAERLLQRVKEVESVPGLTASLGLAVFEPAAVKGQAQVSFGTLMKEAGDSLRRAQAAGGDRIEGGRPVPPTPTE, encoded by the coding sequence ATGGCCTTCATCCTCGTCGCGGAGCCGTCCGCCTCGATCGCCGGGGCGCTGCGCAGGTTCCTGGAGAGTGCCCACCACGAGGTGACGGTGGTGGGAGATGTCCAGGAGGCCCTGGCCCGGGTGCGCGAGCTGGCACCCGCGGTGGTCATGGCATCCGTGTCGGACGGCTTCGATGGCGAGGGGCTCTGCCGGCAGTTGAAGGAGGAAGCGCCGGGCATTCCGGTGCTCCTGCTGTACCTGCCGGAGGAGGAGCAGCCGGAGTCGCGGGCGGCGGCCGCGGGCGCGGAGGCGTGCCTGGTGGGGCCGCTGAAGCGGGCCACGGTGGTGTCGTGCGTGAACCTGATGATGCAGGTCGCGCACTCGCGGGAAGCGGTGGCGCAGATCCGCGCCGAGCTGCAGATGCAGCAGTCGGCGGGTGTCCGGCGCGAGCCGGTGCCGGCCGGGTCCTCACCGGACCTGGACTTCCTCAAGCGGCTGCTCCTCATGGAGGTGAAGCGCAGCCGGCGTTACCGCTACCCCATCTCCTTCCTGATGTTGGAGCCGGATCGCTTCGCGGAGCGGGTGGCGCCATTGCCGGGGCCGCAGCGCACGTCGGCGTTGGCGGAGATCCTCCGGAAGCTGGCCGAGGCGCTGCGGGACATCGACCTGGCGGTGCCGTTCGCCGAGGGGCGCTTCATCGTGTTCCTGCCGCACACGCCCTACGAAGGGGCGATCATCGTGGCGGAGCGGCTGTTGCAGCGGGTGAAGGAAGTGGAGTCGGTGCCGGGGCTGACGGCGTCGCTGGGGTTGGCGGTGTTCGAGCCGGCGGCGGTGAAGGGGCAGGCGCAGGTGAGTTTCGGCACGCTCATGAAGGAAGCCGGGGACTCACTGAGGCGAGCGCAGGCGGCGGGAGGAGACCGTATCGAAGGTGGCCGTCCGGTGCCCCCAACCCCGACGGAGTAA
- the cyaY gene encoding iron donor protein CyaY, whose translation MIDEAVYNQLIAAAFKRIVAAADALDPDVLEAESTGDMVTLTAASREKCIVNTQRAVRQIWVAGRGQGIHFSYDSATGSWLDDKGKGLELFRFVADVVREISGEELEYPS comes from the coding sequence ATGATCGACGAAGCCGTCTACAACCAGCTCATCGCCGCGGCGTTCAAGCGCATCGTCGCCGCCGCGGATGCGCTCGATCCGGACGTGCTGGAGGCCGAGAGTACCGGTGACATGGTCACCCTCACCGCGGCCTCGCGCGAGAAGTGCATCGTCAACACCCAGCGCGCCGTGCGGCAGATCTGGGTCGCCGGCCGCGGCCAGGGCATCCACTTCTCCTATGACTCCGCCACGGGCTCGTGGCTGGACGACAAGGGCAAGGGGCTCGAGCTGTTCCGCTTCGTGGCGGACGTGGTGCGGGAGATCTCCGGCGAGGAGCTCGAGTACCCCTCCTGA
- a CDS encoding SixA phosphatase family protein: MRIFLVRHGEADAEAPEGLGDEARSLTAKARASTAAHFASLAERIGTVSLVLTSPLVRTVQTAQMLSTVLKHEGTLRAHRCLLPDMPVGSVTPVIDEHANENIVLVGHQPSMGALAAHLLGMQSFPKQVNPGTVIAIERPEPTEPGAAPAPAKLLFFAAPGQQVLDVIQP, translated from the coding sequence TTGAGGATCTTCCTGGTAAGGCATGGCGAAGCGGACGCGGAGGCTCCCGAGGGACTCGGGGACGAGGCGCGCTCGCTCACGGCCAAGGCCCGAGCCAGCACGGCCGCGCATTTCGCGTCGCTGGCGGAGCGTATCGGTACCGTGTCGCTCGTGCTGACGAGCCCGCTGGTGCGCACGGTGCAGACGGCACAGATGCTCTCCACGGTGCTCAAGCACGAGGGCACGCTGCGCGCCCATCGCTGCCTCCTGCCGGACATGCCGGTGGGGTCCGTGACGCCCGTCATCGACGAGCACGCCAACGAGAACATCGTGCTGGTGGGCCACCAGCCCTCCATGGGCGCCCTGGCCGCTCATCTGCTGGGCATGCAGTCCTTCCCCAAGCAGGTCAACCCGGGCACCGTCATCGCCATCGAGCGTCCGGAGCCCACCGAGCCCGGCGCCGCTCCCGCTCCCGCGAAGCTGCTGTTCTTCGCCGCCCCGGGCCAGCAGGTGCTGGACGTCATCCAGCCGTAG